The bacterium genome has a segment encoding these proteins:
- the rpmA gene encoding 50S ribosomal protein L27 produces the protein MAHKKAGGSSNNGRDSQSKRRGVKKFAGEFVRAGNILVRQCGTRIHPGSNVGLGKDFTLFAKVDGIVKFERKDKTRKQVSVFGAE, from the coding sequence ATGGCTCACAAGAAAGCTGGCGGAAGTTCAAATAACGGAAGAGACTCCCAGTCCAAACGCCGGGGCGTTAAAAAGTTTGCAGGTGAGTTTGTCCGCGCAGGAAACATCCTGGTGCGTCAGTGTGGCACTCGCATCCACCCTGGTTCCAACGTCGGTCTGGGCAAAGATTTTACACTCTTTGCCAAGGTGGACGGGATCGTCAAATTCGAGCGCAAGGACAAGACCCGCAAACAGGTCAGCGTCTTCGGCGCAGAGTAG
- a CDS encoding 23S rRNA (pseudouridine(1915)-N(3))-methyltransferase RlmH, translated as MKIQVLGIGKIREPYFREAIDEYSRRIGYYAPIRVRDSAKEISGSAQDLEAAYGRLKKEHHKADLKVALDRKGRTLSSEELASWFEKAMFNSVDLISFVIGGPHGLARSALTDSDQMISLGAVTLPHQMARLVLVEQVYRAFTIIRGEPYHK; from the coding sequence TTGAAGATCCAGGTGCTTGGAATTGGAAAGATCCGGGAACCATACTTCAGGGAGGCTATTGACGAATACAGCCGGCGAATAGGGTATTATGCACCCATTCGGGTCCGAGATTCCGCCAAGGAGATATCAGGGAGCGCACAGGATCTCGAGGCGGCCTACGGCAGGTTGAAGAAGGAACATCACAAAGCTGATCTGAAGGTGGCTCTGGACAGAAAAGGCCGGACCTTGTCCTCGGAAGAACTGGCTTCGTGGTTTGAAAAAGCGATGTTTAATTCGGTGGACCTGATCAGCTTTGTCATCGGCGGTCCCCACGGTCTTGCCAGATCTGCTCTGACCGATTCGGATCAGATGATATCGCTGGGAGCTGTGACCCTCCCTCACCAGATGGCAAGGCTGGTCCTGGTGGAACAGGTGTACAGGGCTTTTACCATTATACGGGGAGAGCCGTATCATAAGTAA
- a CDS encoding glutamate-5-semialdehyde dehydrogenase codes for MDIQKLMHDMGEKARKASRLLSGAAPAQKNDALDTVARHLRESVDRLMVENQKDLAAGEKAGLTSAMLDRLKLTENRIEEMALAVNEVAALPDPVGEVTGIWTRPSGFKVGRMRAPIGVIGIIYESRPNVTIDAAALCLKSGNACILRGGSEAIHSNNALARVFCDSVVQAGLPAEAVQAVPMTDRAAVHALLKLDDYVDLIIPRGGKGLIRMIMENSTIPVIKHLDGVCHTYVDSGAQVEMALDICVNAKLNRPGTCNALETMLVHRDMTGSFLQKVLEKFREEGVEIRGCRETKEAAPWVKEATDEDWPMEYLDRILNVKVVADMDEAMGHIARYGSAHTDVIVTMNHANAQRFIREVDSAAVMVNASSRLHDGFVFGLGAEIGISTDKLHARGPMGLVELTTEKWIVMGEGHLRE; via the coding sequence ATGGACATCCAGAAACTCATGCACGATATGGGAGAGAAAGCCCGAAAAGCATCACGTTTACTCTCCGGCGCCGCACCAGCTCAAAAGAATGACGCTCTCGATACCGTTGCCCGGCATCTCAGGGAGTCCGTAGACAGGCTGATGGTGGAAAACCAGAAAGACCTTGCGGCAGGAGAAAAAGCCGGGCTGACCTCAGCCATGCTGGATCGCCTCAAACTTACGGAAAATCGCATCGAAGAAATGGCTCTTGCTGTAAACGAGGTTGCGGCTCTGCCTGACCCGGTGGGCGAGGTGACCGGGATCTGGACACGTCCCAGCGGATTTAAAGTGGGGCGAATGAGAGCGCCCATTGGTGTTATCGGCATCATTTATGAATCGAGGCCCAATGTGACCATAGACGCGGCGGCCCTTTGCCTTAAATCCGGCAACGCCTGCATTTTGAGGGGAGGGTCCGAGGCTATCCACTCCAACAATGCCCTGGCGCGGGTTTTTTGCGACAGCGTTGTCCAGGCCGGCCTGCCTGCGGAGGCTGTTCAGGCGGTTCCCATGACAGACCGGGCTGCGGTTCACGCCCTTCTGAAACTGGATGATTACGTGGACCTGATCATACCCCGTGGTGGAAAAGGTCTCATCAGGATGATCATGGAGAACTCAACAATACCGGTGATCAAGCACCTGGATGGAGTCTGCCACACCTATGTTGACAGCGGGGCCCAGGTCGAGATGGCCCTGGATATCTGCGTCAACGCAAAGCTTAATCGGCCGGGTACGTGCAACGCCCTGGAGACGATGCTGGTGCATCGGGACATGACGGGTTCCTTCCTCCAGAAAGTTCTTGAGAAGTTCAGGGAGGAGGGGGTAGAGATCCGCGGCTGTCGGGAGACCAAAGAGGCCGCCCCCTGGGTGAAGGAGGCCACTGATGAGGACTGGCCTATGGAGTACCTGGACCGGATCCTCAACGTCAAGGTTGTGGCTGATATGGATGAAGCGATGGGGCATATCGCGCGTTACGGATCTGCTCACACCGATGTCATCGTTACCATGAACCATGCCAACGCCCAACGTTTTATCAGAGAGGTCGACTCTGCCGCGGTAATGGTGAACGCTTCCTCGAGGCTCCACGATGGTTTTGTTTTTGGTCTGGGAGCCGAGATCGGAATTTCTACTGACAAACTCCACGCCAGAGGGCCTATGGGATTGGTGGAGCTCACCACTGAGAAGTGGATCGTAATGGGGGAAGGGCATTTGAGGGAATGA
- the proB gene encoding glutamate 5-kinase yields MIEDKRSILKGRKRVIVKLGSMVLAAPGGGIDQDLLNHLADEMAAMEGERDFIIVSSGAILMGMQAMGYQESPRTMKIKQALAAVGQGRLVQAYADAFARHGKRVGQVLLTREGLENRRRFVLSHNTLETLLKMNAVPVINENDTVSVEEIRFGDNDLLASMVVNLAEADLLVLLTNTEGLFDKDPRLGDGKLVEVVEEVDSHIVNMAGGPGKSGSGGMSSKVLAAKRTAHMGVPTVIADGRREGVLTRVLNGDPTGTLFLPSAEKLALRKHWIAYSSGQPKGTLVIDAGASKALKKLNKSLLPAGVREVLGDFEAGSMVRCMDANDGEIARGVTCFSSDQIRMIMGRHSDEIESVLGTCPGAEVIHRDDLVISADQKDKG; encoded by the coding sequence ATGATTGAGGACAAACGCAGCATCCTCAAGGGCCGAAAGAGGGTCATTGTCAAGCTGGGGAGCATGGTTCTCGCAGCCCCTGGCGGAGGGATAGATCAAGACCTTTTAAACCATCTGGCCGATGAAATGGCTGCCATGGAAGGTGAACGGGATTTTATCATCGTCAGTTCAGGAGCCATTCTCATGGGGATGCAGGCCATGGGGTACCAGGAGTCGCCCCGGACGATGAAGATCAAGCAGGCGCTGGCAGCTGTGGGCCAGGGCCGCCTTGTCCAGGCCTACGCTGATGCTTTTGCGCGCCACGGAAAGCGGGTAGGACAGGTCCTGCTCACCAGGGAGGGTCTCGAAAATCGACGCCGGTTTGTTCTTTCCCACAACACCCTGGAGACCCTGCTGAAGATGAACGCTGTGCCTGTCATCAATGAAAACGATACCGTGTCGGTGGAAGAGATCCGTTTCGGTGATAACGACCTTCTGGCATCCATGGTGGTGAACCTCGCTGAGGCCGACCTGCTGGTCCTCCTCACCAACACGGAGGGCCTGTTCGACAAGGACCCGAGGCTCGGTGATGGCAAGCTGGTTGAGGTTGTGGAGGAGGTGGATAGCCACATCGTCAACATGGCCGGCGGTCCGGGGAAATCGGGGTCCGGGGGCATGTCCTCAAAGGTCCTTGCCGCCAAGCGAACAGCTCACATGGGTGTGCCCACGGTCATCGCTGATGGCCGCAGGGAAGGTGTCCTTACCAGGGTACTGAACGGGGATCCAACGGGAACCCTTTTTCTGCCTTCGGCTGAGAAGCTGGCTTTGCGCAAGCACTGGATCGCCTATTCATCCGGCCAGCCGAAGGGGACGCTGGTCATCGACGCCGGCGCTTCAAAGGCACTGAAAAAGCTCAATAAAAGTCTTCTTCCTGCAGGTGTAAGAGAGGTACTGGGAGATTTCGAAGCGGGATCCATGGTTCGCTGCATGGACGCCAACGATGGAGAGATCGCGCGGGGTGTCACCTGCTTTTCCTCTGATCAGATAAGAATGATCATGGGCCGGCACAGTGATGAGATAGAGAGTGTGTTGGGAACCTGCCCGGGGGCTGAAGTTATTCACAGAGATGACCTTGTCATCTCTGCGGATCAGAAGGATAAAGGATGA
- the nadD gene encoding nicotinate-nucleotide adenylyltransferase — translation MAKIGIFGGTFDPIHIGHLRVAQEFATAFGLDQVLMMVAGIPPHREPPTASPEDRLRMVQLAVGNCPSLTASDIELHREGPSFTLDTVKEVSKAAENSLVWMALGGDAYSLINSWYRSEDVLAQVHLVVLTRPGYPVDLMTPLPKNLSERYTPAGGVYLHDSGGSLRTLQVSPVDVSSSMIRKAVSGGHSIRNLVTDEVLQYIQQKGLYRPQKV, via the coding sequence ATGGCCAAAATCGGAATCTTCGGCGGCACCTTCGATCCCATCCATATTGGCCATCTCCGGGTGGCCCAGGAGTTTGCAACGGCCTTCGGGCTTGACCAGGTACTGATGATGGTGGCGGGAATACCCCCCCACCGTGAGCCTCCCACGGCCTCCCCCGAGGATCGCCTGCGGATGGTGCAGCTTGCTGTGGGCAACTGCCCGAGCCTTACCGCTTCTGACATAGAGTTGCACAGGGAGGGCCCTTCTTTTACACTCGACACGGTGAAAGAGGTGAGTAAAGCAGCGGAGAACTCCCTGGTATGGATGGCCCTGGGCGGGGATGCCTATTCCCTTATCAACAGCTGGTACCGCTCGGAAGATGTTCTGGCCCAGGTTCACCTTGTGGTATTGACCCGCCCGGGCTATCCGGTGGACCTGATGACCCCACTTCCGAAAAATCTCTCTGAACGCTATACTCCAGCTGGAGGTGTCTATCTGCACGACAGCGGTGGCAGCCTCAGGACACTGCAGGTTTCCCCGGTGGATGTCTCCTCGAGCATGATAAGAAAGGCGGTATCTGGGGGCCACAGTATTCGGAACCTTGTTACCGATGAGGTTTTACAGTATATCCAGCAAAAGGGCCTTTACCGGCCCCAAAAAGTGTGA
- the gpmI gene encoding 2,3-bisphosphoglycerate-independent phosphoglycerate mutase: MNRVKKVPTVLMVLDGWGVSTGEGLDAIAGARTPVMDRLASLYPTTTLGAAGMDVGLPDHQIGNSEVGHLNLGAGRIVYQDFTRINKAIQSGEFFENPVLLDAFRTVKRASGRLHIMGLMSDGGVHSHIDQIKALATMASKNKVDSIFVHAFMDGRDTPPNSGLGFIQEIQQHLATLKNVRLATVAGRFYPMDRDNRWDRVEKGYNALVSGQGFEALSGESAVKEAYERGETDEFIQPTVIYHRGVPVGVIGDGDGVVFMNFRGDRAREISHALNDRDFKSFKRSKFPELSTYVCLARYDENFPYPVIFSPQEHGEILGEVISKHGLTQLRIAETEKYAHVTFFFNGGEERVFPGEDRYLVPSPKDVPTYDLKPQMSAEEVTDKLMDRLRSGDYDFVLVNFANPDMVGHTGVYEAAVTAIEKVDECVGRISDMVIKSGGVLIITSDHGNAESMMDPSGTPHTAHTTRSVPLILVAPGFTSEHPVLREGRLADVAPTILKIMGIAQPSEMTGVPLF; the protein is encoded by the coding sequence ATGAATAGAGTAAAAAAAGTCCCCACTGTACTTATGGTTCTCGATGGCTGGGGAGTTTCCACCGGGGAAGGTCTGGACGCCATCGCCGGGGCCAGGACCCCGGTCATGGACCGCTTGGCCTCCCTCTATCCCACCACGACCCTCGGGGCGGCAGGAATGGATGTGGGACTCCCTGACCACCAGATCGGCAATTCAGAGGTGGGACACCTTAACCTGGGTGCCGGGCGCATCGTTTATCAGGATTTCACAAGAATAAACAAGGCCATCCAGTCCGGGGAGTTTTTTGAAAACCCGGTCCTCCTTGATGCGTTCAGGACTGTTAAAAGGGCCTCGGGCAGGCTCCACATAATGGGTCTCATGTCTGATGGTGGCGTCCACAGCCATATTGATCAGATAAAAGCTCTGGCGACCATGGCTTCGAAAAATAAAGTAGACAGTATTTTTGTCCACGCCTTCATGGACGGCCGCGACACACCGCCTAATTCAGGGCTGGGCTTCATTCAGGAGATCCAGCAGCACCTGGCTACCCTGAAAAATGTCAGGTTGGCAACGGTTGCCGGCCGCTTTTATCCCATGGACAGGGACAACAGGTGGGACAGGGTCGAGAAAGGCTATAACGCCCTCGTATCGGGACAGGGGTTTGAGGCATTGTCTGGTGAGTCGGCTGTCAAGGAGGCTTACGAGAGAGGCGAGACCGACGAATTTATCCAGCCCACTGTTATTTACCACAGGGGTGTTCCAGTTGGGGTCATTGGTGATGGTGACGGTGTGGTGTTCATGAACTTCAGGGGTGACCGTGCCCGGGAGATCAGTCACGCCCTCAATGATCGGGATTTCAAAAGTTTTAAAAGATCAAAATTTCCTGAGCTTTCAACCTATGTTTGCCTTGCCCGGTACGATGAGAACTTCCCATACCCGGTTATTTTTTCACCACAGGAGCATGGGGAAATCCTCGGTGAGGTGATCAGTAAACACGGTTTGACCCAGCTCAGGATCGCGGAAACGGAGAAGTACGCCCACGTAACCTTCTTTTTCAACGGCGGGGAAGAAAGGGTTTTTCCTGGAGAGGATCGCTACCTTGTTCCGTCACCGAAGGATGTGCCTACATACGATCTCAAGCCCCAGATGAGTGCCGAGGAGGTAACCGACAAGCTCATGGATCGCCTCCGTTCCGGGGACTACGATTTTGTTTTGGTGAACTTTGCCAACCCGGACATGGTGGGGCACACCGGAGTTTATGAGGCGGCGGTTACCGCCATCGAGAAGGTGGATGAATGTGTCGGTCGGATCTCCGATATGGTGATCAAGTCAGGTGGGGTGCTGATAATTACTTCCGATCACGGAAACGCCGAGTCGATGATGGATCCCAGCGGAACGCCGCACACCGCACATACGACGAGGAGTGTTCCCCTGATCCTGGTCGCCCCCGGTTTTACCTCTGAACACCCTGTCTTAAGGGAAGGGCGCCTGGCTGATGTAGCTCCGACGATACTGAAGATCATGGGTATAGCTCAACCATCAGAAATGACGGGAGTTCCTTTGTTTTAA
- the obgE gene encoding GTPase ObgE: protein MSFIDRVKIFVESGAGGNGCVSFRREKFVPRGGPDGGDGGRGGDVFIRTDPQLSTLIDFRYKREYRAGTGAHGRGSKMTGKDGDPVVLRVPPGTQIMDASTGELLADLTEGEFIPAKGGRGGRGNSNFATPTRQAPRISEEGRYGQARDLVLELKLIADVGIVGLPNAGKSTLISRISAARPKIADYPFTTLVPNLGVVRVDDDRSFVVADVPGLVEGAHQGVGLGHQFLRHVERTSVILHLVGLAPGDGDPVEAYRTIRQELGQYADDLARKDFIVALSKADVVSPEERESILAKFQEDTGIRPMLISAAVGEGLTPLVGKLSTMIEKLKEKGND, encoded by the coding sequence ATGAGTTTCATCGACCGCGTCAAGATCTTTGTGGAATCGGGAGCGGGGGGAAACGGTTGCGTCAGTTTCCGTCGTGAAAAGTTTGTACCCCGCGGAGGCCCTGATGGAGGAGATGGGGGCCGAGGCGGGGATGTTTTTATCCGCACCGACCCCCAACTTTCCACTCTCATAGATTTTCGATATAAAAGGGAATACCGCGCAGGAACCGGTGCCCACGGCCGCGGTTCCAAAATGACCGGTAAAGATGGTGATCCCGTCGTCCTGCGAGTCCCGCCAGGGACTCAGATCATGGATGCTTCTACCGGAGAGCTTCTGGCTGATCTCACCGAGGGGGAGTTCATCCCCGCAAAGGGAGGCAGAGGAGGCAGGGGGAACTCCAACTTTGCTACCCCCACCAGACAGGCACCCAGGATCAGCGAGGAAGGCAGGTACGGGCAGGCAAGGGATCTGGTGCTGGAGCTGAAGCTCATTGCCGATGTGGGCATCGTGGGGCTTCCCAACGCCGGAAAATCCACGTTGATTTCCCGTATCTCCGCGGCTCGTCCAAAGATCGCCGATTATCCCTTCACCACCCTGGTTCCCAACCTCGGTGTCGTGAGGGTGGACGATGATAGAAGCTTTGTAGTCGCCGATGTTCCCGGCCTGGTAGAGGGGGCTCATCAGGGAGTAGGGCTGGGTCACCAATTCCTGAGGCACGTAGAAAGAACATCTGTTATCCTCCATCTGGTGGGGCTTGCTCCCGGCGATGGCGATCCTGTAGAGGCCTATCGGACGATCCGCCAGGAACTTGGGCAATATGCCGACGATCTTGCCCGGAAGGATTTCATCGTGGCCCTGAGTAAGGCAGACGTGGTCAGTCCGGAGGAAAGGGAAAGTATCCTGGCAAAGTTTCAGGAAGACACCGGGATCAGACCCATGCTCATTTCCGCCGCTGTTGGTGAGGGGTTGACACCCCTTGTGGGGAAACTGTCCACCATGATCGAAAAACTTAAGGAAAAGGGCAATGATTGA
- a CDS encoding inositol monophosphatase family protein, protein MTRLDKQQPTRSDLLADAVRISRLAGKLLKDRLLTDISVAHKGEVDLVTEMDRSAQDLIEQEILVKYPDHGILAEEDLHIQGSDGFHWIVDPLDGTTNYAHRFPVFSVSIAVAYRNDILCGVVFNPVTEELFTAIRGEGASLNDMPIRVSKINSLNDSLLGTGFPYNIRESSQTNLDHFKEFAMRTQGIRRCGSAALDLCFVACGRLEGFWELNLKSWDIAAGALIVREAGGVTTDFEGTALEIDGSRVLASNGHIHEQMMEILKISV, encoded by the coding sequence TTGACCAGACTCGATAAACAACAACCCACCAGGTCCGATCTCCTGGCAGACGCAGTTCGCATTTCCCGTCTCGCCGGAAAGCTGCTGAAAGACCGTCTGTTAACCGACATTTCTGTGGCTCACAAGGGAGAAGTGGATCTTGTCACGGAAATGGACAGATCGGCCCAGGACCTTATCGAGCAGGAGATCCTGGTCAAGTATCCGGATCACGGCATCCTCGCTGAAGAAGACCTCCACATACAGGGCTCAGATGGTTTCCACTGGATCGTCGACCCTTTAGACGGGACGACCAACTATGCCCACCGCTTCCCGGTATTCTCGGTCTCCATCGCCGTAGCCTACAGGAACGATATCCTGTGCGGTGTCGTCTTCAACCCCGTAACGGAAGAGCTGTTCACGGCTATCCGGGGTGAAGGAGCCAGCCTTAACGACATGCCCATCAGGGTTTCCAAAATAAACAGTCTCAACGACAGTCTCCTCGGGACCGGGTTTCCCTACAACATAAGGGAAAGTTCCCAGACCAATCTGGACCATTTCAAAGAATTCGCCATGAGGACCCAGGGTATCCGACGCTGCGGAAGCGCTGCTCTGGACCTTTGCTTTGTAGCCTGCGGACGGCTGGAGGGCTTCTGGGAGCTGAACCTGAAATCCTGGGATATCGCAGCCGGTGCGCTTATCGTCAGGGAGGCCGGGGGGGTAACCACCGATTTTGAAGGCACCGCGCTGGAAATAGACGGATCAAGGGTCCTTGCCAGTAATGGGCACATTCATGAGCAAATGATGGAAATTTTGAAGATCAGTGTTTAG
- a CDS encoding tetratricopeptide repeat protein, with product MSRLATMVILIVVILFSYFAFYNHGTVDLTVWPGKMVELPVVGLVLLSIGIGSAIVFALLALRGIRRSYDNFQVSMKKRRRAKAEELYNRGVDAHLSGKMNQAVKLLEEAVAKDTEFLLPFFRLGTVYLALGEFQKALELHRKALEAHTGNLRVLLFLVDDYLAAGQLTEAVGILNKILSKDDSNRTALIALRDIQEKQGDWEGAVNTQRKFIKAAGREPESQSYLLGLRYQVAAGYLDNGDAEKAVKTLRDILKESPDFVAATVALGEARIRSGKVDEGLKILTEGYNRHHNPVFLQVMEEKLIKKENPRKLIETFRGLLDSAPEDVFLNLFYGKICLRLEMVDESYMALKKVESTGYVSPLLHALLGEVNARRERYKESIKEFGLYVDLSDGLNPRFICGNCSHTVDAWASRCQSCGLWNSFALPGLTEPRSTPADSPQYENEE from the coding sequence ATGAGTCGCCTGGCCACGATGGTTATCCTGATAGTCGTCATCCTATTCTCCTATTTTGCCTTCTATAACCACGGGACGGTCGATCTGACCGTGTGGCCGGGAAAGATGGTGGAACTGCCCGTTGTTGGCCTTGTTCTCCTGTCTATTGGCATAGGATCGGCCATTGTCTTCGCTCTTCTGGCTCTCCGGGGGATACGTAGATCCTATGACAATTTCCAGGTCAGCATGAAGAAAAGACGGCGGGCCAAGGCCGAGGAGCTTTACAACCGCGGTGTGGATGCCCACCTTTCGGGCAAAATGAACCAGGCGGTCAAACTCCTTGAGGAGGCTGTGGCCAAGGACACTGAGTTTCTTTTGCCTTTCTTCAGGTTGGGTACGGTTTACCTTGCGTTGGGGGAGTTCCAGAAAGCACTTGAGCTTCATAGGAAGGCTCTTGAGGCGCATACGGGGAACCTCAGGGTTCTTCTGTTTCTTGTTGATGATTACCTTGCTGCAGGCCAGTTGACAGAGGCTGTGGGAATTCTGAATAAGATCCTCTCCAAGGATGATTCCAACCGGACGGCTCTCATCGCCCTCAGGGATATCCAGGAGAAGCAGGGCGACTGGGAAGGGGCGGTGAATACTCAGCGGAAATTCATCAAGGCGGCTGGAAGAGAACCGGAATCGCAGTCGTATCTATTAGGTCTTCGCTACCAGGTGGCTGCCGGTTACCTGGACAACGGTGATGCGGAAAAGGCGGTCAAGACCCTCAGGGATATCCTCAAAGAGTCTCCGGACTTTGTAGCCGCTACCGTAGCCCTCGGGGAGGCCCGCATCAGGTCCGGCAAGGTGGATGAGGGGTTGAAGATCCTCACAGAGGGATACAACCGGCACCATAACCCCGTATTCCTCCAGGTTATGGAAGAAAAACTGATCAAAAAGGAAAATCCCCGCAAGCTCATCGAGACCTTCCGGGGCCTTCTTGACAGTGCCCCCGAGGACGTTTTCCTTAACCTTTTCTACGGGAAGATCTGCCTGCGGCTGGAGATGGTTGATGAAAGTTATATGGCCCTTAAGAAGGTGGAATCCACCGGTTATGTATCACCTCTCCTCCATGCCCTTCTCGGCGAGGTCAACGCGCGGAGAGAGAGATATAAGGAATCTATCAAGGAGTTTGGTCTTTACGTGGATCTCTCCGACGGTTTGAATCCCAGGTTCATATGCGGGAACTGCAGCCACACCGTCGATGCGTGGGCATCACGATGCCAATCATGCGGACTCTGGAACAGTTTTGCTCTGCCAGGCTTGACTGAGCCAAGATCAACCCCCGCAGACAGCCCGCAGTATGAGAATGAGGAGTAA
- a CDS encoding ComF family protein: MLLYRGAVAEALSKFKYGGMIGLMAPLQDALATGIGALHPFPEVDLLIPVPLSLNGRWKRGFNQSYILAASVARQLGVEVQTNALRKKGNRTQVGLSAKERSRNASVSFVPGRAIDLVRGQRVLLFDDVYTTGSTVLACSRILRRAGATVSVLTLARAVSPVGVGLSD, from the coding sequence GTGCTTTTGTACCGGGGGGCAGTGGCCGAGGCACTATCCAAATTCAAGTACGGAGGCATGATCGGACTGATGGCGCCTCTTCAAGATGCGCTTGCCACGGGCATTGGTGCACTACATCCCTTCCCCGAGGTGGATCTTCTAATACCCGTACCGCTGTCCTTAAACGGCCGATGGAAAAGAGGGTTTAACCAGTCCTATATCCTTGCCGCGTCGGTCGCCCGGCAACTGGGTGTTGAGGTTCAGACGAATGCTCTCAGAAAAAAGGGAAATCGTACCCAGGTGGGTCTTTCCGCAAAGGAAAGAAGCCGAAACGCTTCCGTATCCTTTGTACCTGGCAGAGCTATTGATCTGGTGAGGGGGCAACGGGTTCTACTTTTTGATGATGTTTACACTACCGGTTCAACGGTCCTGGCGTGTTCCAGGATCCTGCGCCGTGCGGGTGCGACGGTATCCGTCCTGACCCTGGCGAGGGCTGTATCCCCCGTTGGTGTCGGATTATCCGACTGA
- the rsfS gene encoding ribosome silencing factor, which produces MNSTDMARLAVGAALDKKALDPLVLDLRGMSSIAEYFVILTGTSDRHTQAVAENVNQAYKAVGIKALGEEGFREGKWVLLDYGEVVIHVFLEPVREYYDIERLWIDAPRLDLTTEVEEIKPS; this is translated from the coding sequence TTGAACTCTACAGACATGGCTCGACTGGCCGTTGGCGCGGCATTGGATAAGAAAGCTCTTGATCCTCTGGTTCTTGATCTCAGGGGGATGTCTTCTATTGCGGAGTATTTTGTGATCCTTACCGGCACCTCCGACAGGCATACTCAGGCGGTGGCCGAAAACGTGAATCAAGCCTACAAGGCGGTAGGGATCAAGGCTCTCGGTGAGGAAGGGTTCAGGGAGGGTAAATGGGTCCTTCTGGATTACGGCGAAGTCGTCATCCATGTTTTCCTTGAACCCGTCAGGGAATATTATGATATAGAGAGGCTCTGGATAGATGCTCCCAGGCTGGATCTTACGACTGAGGTTGAGGAGATAAAGCCCAGTTGA
- a CDS encoding TraR/DksA family transcriptional regulator — translation MDDKTLENYKKKLLEDRMDLLVELQRVTSGEKNKDRIGAMDLADLADSSYSADYSLAWNEKINRRIREIDKTIDRIKDGTYGVCQMCGEDIPEGRLKVRPIANYCAQCKEDLEKRGEIK, via the coding sequence ATGGACGACAAGACCCTGGAAAATTATAAAAAAAAGCTTCTCGAGGACAGAATGGATCTCCTCGTAGAGCTGCAAAGAGTTACAAGCGGGGAAAAGAACAAGGACAGGATCGGGGCCATGGATCTGGCGGATCTTGCCGATTCCAGTTACTCTGCCGATTATTCCCTTGCCTGGAATGAGAAGATAAACCGACGCATCCGGGAGATAGATAAGACCATCGACAGGATCAAGGATGGCACTTATGGTGTCTGTCAGATGTGTGGTGAAGACATTCCTGAAGGCCGCCTGAAGGTCAGACCCATAGCCAACTATTGCGCACAGTGCAAGGAAGACCTGGAAAAGAGAGGTGAGATCAAATGA